The window ACCTCATCCATGGCCTTGATAATATCGTAGCCGTAGGCAAAGGCTGTTTCGGCCTCTTCCGCCAAGGTCTTGCCCTTGTGGACGATTCCCGATTGGGGAAGGTAGGCTATTGACGTATCTTTTTCTGTGGCTATATCCCCTGAATCAGCCTTTATTTGACCGGCAACAATCTTCATTAAGGTAGACTTGCCGCAGCCGTTTGCTCCCGTAAGAGCTGCCTTTGTTCCGGCTGTTAAGATGAGGGTTATATCCTTTAGAATATCTCTGTCCCCAAAGGCAAGAGAAATCTTTGAAAGCTGTATAAAGGGCATGGCTCTATTTTGCTGCAAAGAACAAGATTACCGGATCTAAACTCCGGCGTGTTACAATATTATCCTGTATACTTGAAGACTCTACAGCTTCAAGGCGGAGCCCCTTGGAGGAAATACTGTACATAAATACAACCGGCTCAGGGCTTTTTTCAAATTTAAAACTTAAAACACCTTCATAGTCGGATAAAAGTTTTTTGTCCAAAAAATGTTTTAAGCTTACTTTTCCTGAAGATCCTGCTCCTGAAGGTATAATGGAGGGGGAAAGAAGGTTATAACCGCTCCAAATAAATTGACCGTCAGGCAGTATTTTCAAAGACCCGAAATTCTCCGATGTAAATTCGGTTGAAGTTTTGGCTATCTTTTGTATGACTGCCTCTCTTCTTTTTATTTCGTTATTGATAATATTTTCCGGTGTGGCATTTAGGGTGATAAAATTTTCCTGCCTGAGTTTTCCGTTAGTATCGGAGAATTCGAGAGTGATGATATCCTTACCCCTTATCTGCATCGAAAGGTTGGTGCCCTCAAAGAGGTATTTGTTTCCGATTTTGACAACCTTCGTGTATGGAAAAGAAAGCCTTGTGTTTTGAAGTTCGACTCTTGCAATGCCTGACCGTAAACCGGGGAAAAAGCCCCAAGTAAGGCTCATTTTATCGAGATCAACCTGCCTGTTGTTTATCATTTTTCTGTAATGTTCGGGATACCAAAATTCGTTTAGAACCGCCTCAAGCTCT of the Treponema denticola ATCC 35405 genome contains:
- a CDS encoding SH3 domain-containing protein, whose translation is MNNFFQKRKLFIFIAVIAASSALFLSSCSKKLGYGVVNWSIPEYNLTAGDIIPVYVKSNIEKVYIVGLNEKTSLRVEIPLWKITFFESKKDAARFQARLSEHKHAYARVKLDGLPMRSNPDNTSNQVYRLKLGQPVKILWFGEGVPVLKGGKPMDGQWYEVITEDGVRGWCFSYNLSIYDERENESSEGTNLAQEKDAELEAVLNEFWYPEHYRKMINNRQVDLDKMSLTWGFFPGLRSGIARVELQNTRLSFPYTKVVKIGNKYLFEGTNLSMQIRGKDIITLEFSDTNGKLRQENFITLNATPENIINNEIKRREAVIQKIAKTSTEFTSENFGSLKILPDGQFIWSGYNLLSPSIIPSGAGSSGKVSLKHFLDKKLLSDYEGVLSFKFEKSPEPVVFMYSISSKGLRLEAVESSSIQDNIVTRRSLDPVILFFAAK